One Weissella coleopterorum DNA segment encodes these proteins:
- a CDS encoding Asp23/Gls24 family envelope stress response protein — protein MAAEETILLTQTENGSTRVNIRVLDIIAGLATREVEGVARLRGTFGERAKEVLGYKDQHGTGISTNQDAEGNLQIEVYVDLNYGVAVPKVAHMIQTQIKTQMHAMLGIDVPTVDVHVIGVLSEKLESEIDPNNLFGDEQVEEDNK, from the coding sequence ATGGCTGCTGAAGAAACAATTTTATTAACACAAACTGAAAATGGGTCAACGCGCGTAAACATTCGAGTGCTGGATATTATCGCTGGATTGGCAACGCGTGAAGTTGAAGGTGTTGCTCGTTTACGTGGTACTTTTGGAGAACGAGCTAAAGAAGTTTTGGGTTATAAAGATCAACATGGGACGGGAATTAGTACTAATCAAGATGCCGAAGGAAATCTTCAAATTGAGGTTTATGTTGACTTAAATTACGGTGTAGCCGTACCTAAGGTAGCGCACATGATTCAAACACAAATTAAAACTCAAATGCATGCAATGCTTGGAATCGATGTTCCGACAGTTGACGTTCATGTAATCGGGGTATTATCAGAAAAGCTCGAATCAGAAATTGATCCAAATAATCTCTTTGGAGATGAGCAAGTAGAAGAGGATAACAAGTAA
- a CDS encoding ABC transporter permease gives MQKIKLGRLYLVLIFVLMYAPIIYLIIFAFNQGDQMAHFTGFSLRHFREMFADHHLIRILINTFIVAFLSSILATLIGTFGALGIYQIKRPGIKNMILSLNNILMVSPDVIIGASFLILFTLGGISLGFGSVLLAHIAFSIPIVVLLVLPKLNEMDTALIRAAQDLGANSQQVLNRVVLPYIWPGVIAGFFMAITYSLDDFAVTFFVTGNGFTTLSVEIYARARHGIDLSINALSAVMFLFSLILVVIYYVITNPKYNKSGLKLRRRSAMKQRGGIQ, from the coding sequence ATGCAGAAAATTAAACTTGGACGGCTTTATTTAGTATTAATTTTTGTTTTAATGTATGCTCCGATTATATATTTGATAATTTTTGCCTTTAATCAAGGGGATCAAATGGCACATTTTACTGGCTTTTCGCTTCGTCATTTTCGGGAAATGTTTGCTGACCACCATCTGATTCGGATTTTAATAAATACATTTATTGTGGCATTTTTGTCGTCAATTTTAGCCACTTTAATCGGGACTTTTGGTGCTCTAGGAATTTATCAGATTAAACGACCTGGAATTAAGAACATGATTTTATCGTTAAATAATATTTTAATGGTTTCACCGGATGTCATCATTGGCGCATCATTTTTAATTTTATTTACATTGGGCGGTATCAGTTTGGGCTTTGGTTCAGTTTTGTTGGCACATATCGCTTTCTCAATTCCTATTGTAGTCCTCTTAGTTCTGCCTAAGTTAAACGAAATGGATACAGCTTTGATTCGGGCAGCACAAGATTTGGGAGCGAATTCACAACAAGTTTTAAACCGCGTTGTTTTACCTTATATCTGGCCGGGAGTAATCGCTGGATTCTTCATGGCTATTACGTATTCCTTGGACGATTTCGCGGTCACTTTTTTCGTCACGGGAAATGGTTTCACAACTCTATCAGTCGAAATATATGCTAGGGCGCGCCACGGCATTGATTTATCAATTAATGCCCTTTCAGCAGTGATGTTCCTATTTTCATTGATTTTGGTCGTAATTTATTATGTCATTACAAATCCAAAATATAATAAGAGTGGTCTTAAGCTGCGACGACGTTCAGCGATGAAACAACGTGGAGGGATTCAATGA
- the fusA gene encoding elongation factor G, with protein sequence MANTREYPLSRTRNIGIMAHIDAGKTTTTERILYYTGKIHKIGETHDGASQMDFMDQEKERGITIQSAATTAVWHGFHEQFSAEPYRVNIIDTPGHVDFTIEVERSLRVLDGAVAVLDGAAGVEPQTETVWRQAETYQVPRIVFVNKMDKLGADFQMSVDSIKSRLGANAKAIQWPIGTEDDFAGIIDLITMEALYPVDDLGEKWEPREIPADYKELAEEKYNELVEAIADVDDAIMDKYLNGEDIAQDELKAAIRRAVLALEFYPVLAGSAYKDKGVQMVLDAVVDYLPSPLDVKPYVATDPDTDEEIDLIANDEDPFAALAFKVMTDPYVGRLTFVRVYTGTLESGSYVQNTSKGKRERVGRLLQMHATDRTEIDEVFSGDIAAAIGLKDTTTGDSLTAIDRPLILESMEFPDPVIQLAIEPKTKADQTKMGEALQKLAEEDPSFRAETNPETGDTLISGMGELHLDIIVDRMRREFNVDATVGAPQVAYREAFTQTVEARGYFKRQSGGKGQYGDVWIEFSPNEEGAGFEFEDAIVGGVVPREYIPSVEAGLRDALNNGPLAGFPLVDLKAKLYDGSYHDVDSSEAAFKVAASLALREAAKTAGAVILEPIMKVDIVVPEDNLGDVMGHISARRGMIEGQEQRGNSLMVHGKVPLSEMFGYATTLRSSTQGRGTFQMVFDHYEAVPKNVQEEIIKKYGRGSVEE encoded by the coding sequence ATGGCTAACACGCGTGAATACCCATTGAGCCGGACCCGTAATATCGGGATCATGGCCCACATTGACGCCGGTAAGACAACAACTACTGAGCGTATTTTGTACTATACAGGAAAGATCCACAAGATTGGTGAGACTCATGATGGAGCTTCACAAATGGACTTTATGGATCAAGAAAAGGAACGTGGAATCACGATCCAATCAGCCGCTACAACGGCTGTTTGGCATGGTTTCCATGAACAATTTTCAGCAGAACCATACCGTGTTAATATTATTGACACACCAGGACACGTGGACTTCACGATTGAAGTTGAACGTTCACTACGAGTGCTTGATGGAGCCGTAGCCGTTTTGGATGGTGCCGCTGGAGTTGAACCACAAACTGAAACGGTTTGGCGTCAAGCTGAAACGTATCAAGTTCCTCGTATTGTATTTGTTAACAAGATGGACAAGTTGGGGGCTGACTTCCAGATGTCAGTTGACTCAATCAAGTCACGCTTGGGAGCAAATGCTAAGGCTATTCAATGGCCAATCGGAACTGAAGATGATTTCGCTGGAATTATCGATTTGATTACAATGGAAGCATTGTACCCAGTTGATGATTTGGGTGAAAAGTGGGAACCTCGTGAAATTCCTGCCGACTACAAAGAATTGGCTGAAGAAAAGTATAACGAATTGGTAGAAGCCATCGCTGATGTTGATGACGCTATCATGGATAAGTACTTGAATGGTGAAGACATCGCCCAAGACGAATTGAAAGCAGCAATCCGTCGTGCGGTTTTGGCTTTGGAATTCTACCCAGTTCTTGCTGGATCAGCTTATAAAGATAAGGGTGTTCAAATGGTTTTGGACGCTGTTGTTGATTACTTACCATCACCTTTGGATGTTAAGCCTTATGTTGCAACAGACCCTGATACTGATGAAGAAATCGATTTGATCGCTAATGATGAGGATCCATTCGCAGCCTTAGCCTTTAAGGTTATGACTGATCCATACGTTGGTCGTTTGACTTTCGTTCGTGTTTATACTGGAACTTTGGAATCAGGTTCATACGTACAAAACACTTCAAAGGGAAAGCGTGAACGTGTTGGACGTTTGCTCCAAATGCACGCGACTGACCGGACTGAAATTGATGAAGTCTTCTCAGGAGATATCGCAGCGGCGATTGGATTGAAGGATACGACAACTGGAGATTCATTGACAGCGATCGATCGTCCTTTGATTTTGGAATCAATGGAATTCCCTGATCCCGTGATCCAATTGGCTATCGAGCCTAAGACTAAGGCTGACCAAACTAAGATGGGTGAAGCTCTTCAAAAGTTGGCGGAAGAAGATCCTTCATTCCGTGCCGAAACTAATCCTGAAACTGGAGATACTTTAATCTCTGGTATGGGTGAATTGCACTTGGATATTATTGTTGACCGTATGCGTCGTGAATTTAATGTTGACGCTACCGTTGGTGCTCCCCAAGTTGCTTACCGTGAAGCCTTTACGCAAACCGTTGAAGCGCGTGGATACTTCAAGCGCCAATCTGGTGGTAAGGGACAATATGGAGATGTTTGGATTGAATTTAGCCCGAATGAAGAAGGAGCTGGATTTGAATTCGAAGATGCCATTGTTGGTGGAGTTGTGCCACGTGAATACATCCCTTCAGTTGAAGCTGGATTGCGTGATGCATTGAACAACGGACCGCTTGCTGGATTCCCATTGGTTGACTTGAAAGCTAAGTTGTATGATGGATCATATCACGATGTCGACTCATCAGAAGCTGCCTTTAAGGTTGCTGCTTCATTGGCTTTGCGTGAAGCTGCTAAGACTGCTGGAGCCGTTATCTTGGAACCAATCATGAAGGTTGATATTGTTGTACCTGAAGACAATCTTGGTGACGTTATGGGACATATCTCAGCTCGTCGTGGAATGATTGAAGGACAAGAACAACGTGGAAACTCATTGATGGTTCACGGTAAGGTTCCATTGTCAGAAATGTTTGGATATGCAACGACTTTGCGTTCATCAACACAAGGACGTGGTACCTTCCAGATGGTCTTTGATCACTACGAAGCCGTACCTAAGAATGTTCAAGAAGAGATCATCAAGAAGTATGGTCGTGGAAGTGTAGAAGAATAG
- the nusB gene encoding transcription antitermination factor NusB, with protein MATLTRHAIRQVTLQALFGLSVNLDAQPEAVIKQALAGDPELENISEAPTEVLELVQKVQAYSDDADLMISKYLIEGWTLDRLNLIDLEIMRIAIFEASQGDVPTKVAVNESLNLAKEFTDESSAKFINGILSKVLTF; from the coding sequence ATGGCGACACTAACACGACACGCAATTCGCCAGGTGACATTACAAGCCTTGTTTGGACTATCAGTTAATTTAGATGCACAACCTGAAGCAGTAATTAAGCAAGCGCTCGCTGGTGATCCAGAATTGGAAAATATTTCAGAGGCGCCAACTGAGGTCTTAGAGTTAGTTCAAAAGGTCCAAGCTTATTCAGATGATGCAGATTTGATGATTTCTAAATATTTAATTGAAGGATGGACGCTGGACCGACTCAACTTAATTGATTTAGAAATTATGCGAATTGCAATTTTCGAGGCAAGTCAAGGTGATGTGCCAACCAAAGTTGCCGTCAACGAGTCTTTGAATTTGGCCAAAGAGTTTACAGATGAGTCGTCGGCTAAATTTATCAATGGAATTTTATCAAAAGTATTGACATTTTAG
- a CDS encoding ABC transporter substrate-binding protein has product MKKIITFTVVIFTAVGILFLANQGLQALDQQHRNTKHSQKNQVVTIFNWGDYIDPVLIKKFEHESGYKIDYETFDSNEAMFTKIKQGGTHYDLAIPSDYMIQKMKEAHLLEPLDHQKLIGLSNYNPVLMDQRFDPKNKYSLPYFWGTLGLVYNDKYVKPNELKNWDDLWNAKWKNSIMLYDSARDVMAVGLASNNNSVNTKNTGELMAAKGRLDALMPNVKAIVGDEIKMYMVQDEAKIALDFSGDARQMMAENSHLHYLVPNGRGNVWFDNMVIPKTVQNKAGAYAFMNFMADPHNAAQNAEYNGYATPNEAAKQLLPAHIKNDTAFYPTQTKLAQLTTYQDLGLDWTEKYNDLFLEFKMSTNR; this is encoded by the coding sequence ATGAAAAAAATTATTACATTCACCGTGGTGATTTTCACTGCCGTGGGGATATTATTTTTAGCGAATCAAGGTTTGCAGGCATTGGACCAACAACATAGAAATACCAAGCATAGTCAAAAGAATCAAGTTGTGACCATTTTTAATTGGGGCGATTATATTGATCCTGTGTTAATTAAAAAATTTGAACACGAATCAGGTTATAAAATCGATTATGAAACTTTTGATTCTAATGAGGCAATGTTTACCAAGATTAAACAAGGTGGAACACATTATGACCTTGCCATTCCTTCGGATTATATGATTCAGAAGATGAAGGAAGCTCATTTATTGGAACCATTAGATCATCAAAAGTTAATTGGATTAAGCAATTATAATCCGGTCTTAATGGACCAAAGATTTGATCCAAAAAATAAATACTCATTACCGTATTTTTGGGGAACATTGGGGCTGGTATATAATGACAAGTATGTAAAACCTAATGAATTAAAGAATTGGGATGATTTGTGGAATGCAAAATGGAAAAATTCAATTATGCTATATGATTCAGCGCGGGATGTGATGGCCGTGGGGCTTGCCTCTAATAATAATAGCGTAAATACTAAAAATACAGGTGAGCTGATGGCCGCTAAAGGTCGTTTAGATGCATTAATGCCTAATGTGAAAGCCATTGTGGGCGATGAGATAAAAATGTATATGGTGCAAGATGAAGCCAAAATTGCTTTGGATTTTTCAGGGGATGCGCGTCAAATGATGGCTGAAAATTCTCACTTACATTATTTAGTTCCAAATGGACGTGGGAATGTGTGGTTTGATAATATGGTCATCCCCAAAACTGTGCAAAATAAAGCCGGGGCGTATGCGTTTATGAATTTCATGGCTGATCCGCATAATGCGGCACAGAATGCCGAGTATAATGGGTATGCAACACCAAATGAGGCGGCTAAGCAGTTATTACCAGCCCATATCAAAAATGATACAGCCTTTTATCCTACACAAACAAAATTAGCTCAATTGACGACTTATCAAGATTTAGGTTTAGATTGGACTGAGAAATATAATGATTTATTTCTGGAATTTAAGATGAGTACCAATCGTTAG
- a CDS encoding peptidylprolyl isomerase, giving the protein MKKSNQMTVIIGIIILALLALLIAAGLMVGNKQASKDQDQTKNQSEVATTKRPSESKAKLNKEALPQLTTTVAETESLVALHTEQGDIKIKLFNKYAPLAVENFLTHAQENYYNGTTFHRVMKDFMIQGGDPKSAEDANAADLGRGGKSIWAEGAHKDSKIDSGNGFKNEISNNLYNIRGSLAMANAGADTNGAQFFINQGNQDATKQISADKYPDQIIKAYQNGGNPSLDGSYTVFGQVIEGLDIVDQIANATVKTDSNGENSKPETPVKIESIEVIQTASK; this is encoded by the coding sequence ATGAAAAAATCAAATCAAATGACGGTTATTATTGGAATCATTATTTTAGCATTATTAGCGTTGCTGATTGCGGCGGGATTAATGGTCGGTAATAAGCAAGCCAGTAAGGATCAGGATCAAACTAAAAACCAGAGTGAGGTCGCAACGACCAAGCGTCCCAGTGAGAGTAAAGCTAAATTGAATAAAGAGGCACTACCACAACTTACTACAACCGTTGCAGAGACAGAATCCTTGGTGGCTCTACATACTGAACAGGGTGATATCAAAATTAAATTATTCAATAAATATGCTCCTTTGGCGGTTGAAAATTTCTTAACGCATGCCCAAGAAAATTATTATAATGGAACGACTTTTCACCGGGTCATGAAGGATTTTATGATTCAAGGAGGCGATCCAAAATCAGCTGAAGACGCCAACGCCGCTGATTTAGGTCGAGGTGGTAAATCTATCTGGGCCGAGGGTGCACATAAGGACAGTAAAATTGATTCAGGGAATGGTTTTAAGAACGAGATAAGTAATAACTTATATAATATCCGAGGTTCATTAGCGATGGCAAATGCTGGTGCTGACACCAATGGGGCACAATTTTTTATTAATCAAGGAAATCAAGATGCAACAAAGCAAATTAGTGCCGATAAATACCCTGACCAAATTATTAAAGCATATCAAAACGGAGGAAACCCCAGTTTAGATGGCAGTTATACCGTCTTTGGACAGGTCATTGAAGGACTCGATATCGTTGATCAAATTGCAAACGCCACGGTTAAAACTGATAGTAATGGTGAAAATTCTAAACCTGAGACGCCAGTTAAAATTGAATCAATTGAAGTAATACAAACAGCCAGTAAATAA
- a CDS encoding HeH/LEM domain-containing protein: protein MDSKPSEKNTVAEIKAFLDAQGVEYASSAKKADLLALV from the coding sequence ATGGATTCAAAGCCATCAGAAAAGAATACTGTTGCTGAAATTAAAGCATTTTTGGATGCTCAAGGTGTTGAATACGCTTCTTCAGCAAAGAAGGCTGATTTGCTAGCCTTGGTATAA
- a CDS encoding universal stress protein — protein sequence MKNGTYEKILAPLDGSEISNSVALKAAAVANRDHAHLDLLYVIDTNSLSGVAGMSVTGDVVYHLVQDSQEKLETYRNLILEKFPDIDISLHMRFGSPKKVIATEFPNDHANDLTIIGKSGLSRIERLIVGSVASFVVQNAKTDVMIVQG from the coding sequence ATGAAAAATGGAACTTACGAAAAGATTTTGGCCCCATTAGATGGTTCAGAGATTTCAAACTCAGTGGCCTTGAAGGCAGCAGCAGTTGCAAATCGAGACCATGCTCATCTTGATTTACTTTATGTAATTGATACCAATTCATTATCTGGTGTTGCGGGCATGTCCGTCACTGGTGATGTTGTATATCACCTTGTCCAAGATTCACAAGAAAAACTCGAAACTTATCGTAATTTAATTCTCGAAAAATTTCCCGACATTGATATTTCATTGCACATGCGTTTTGGATCACCTAAGAAAGTTATTGCGACTGAATTTCCAAATGACCACGCCAATGATTTAACTATCATCGGAAAATCAGGATTAAGTCGCATCGAACGGCTAATTGTCGGCTCAGTTGCTTCCTTTGTCGTTCAAAATGCTAAAACGGATGTGATGATTGTCCAGGGCTAA
- the rpsG gene encoding 30S ribosomal protein S7, whose amino-acid sequence MPRKAYTKQAEVLPDPIYNSKLVSRLINRLMLDGKRGTASTILYEAFDRIKESTGNEPLAVFEEAMNNIMPVLEVRARRVGGSNYQVPVEVRPERRVTLGLRWLVSYARLRGEHTMDERLAKEIMDAANNTGASVKKREDTHKMAEANRAFAHYRW is encoded by the coding sequence ATGCCACGTAAGGCTTATACTAAGCAGGCAGAAGTTCTGCCTGATCCAATTTATAACTCAAAGCTTGTTTCACGTTTGATCAATCGCTTGATGCTTGATGGTAAGCGTGGAACTGCTTCAACAATCTTGTACGAAGCTTTTGATCGTATCAAGGAATCAACTGGTAATGAACCATTAGCAGTCTTTGAAGAAGCCATGAATAACATCATGCCTGTCTTGGAAGTCCGCGCACGTCGTGTTGGTGGATCAAATTACCAAGTTCCAGTTGAAGTTCGCCCAGAGCGTCGTGTTACGTTAGGACTTCGTTGGTTGGTTTCATACGCACGTTTGCGTGGGGAACATACAATGGACGAACGTTTAGCTAAAGAAATTATGGATGCTGCTAACAATACTGGTGCATCTGTTAAGAAGCGCGAAGACACACACAAGATGGCAGAAGCCAACCGTGCCTTTGCACACTATCGTTGGTAA
- the rpsL gene encoding 30S ribosomal protein S12 — translation MPTINQLVRKPRKSKSTKSNSPALNFGYNSQSKKTILAPAPQKRGVATRVGTMTPKKPNSALRKYARVRLSNLIEVTAYIPGIGHNLQEHSVVLIRGGRVKDLPGVRYHIIRGALDTAGVDGRMQSRSKYGAKRPKKK, via the coding sequence ATGCCTACAATTAATCAATTGGTTCGTAAGCCTCGTAAGTCAAAGAGCACGAAGTCAAACTCACCAGCTTTGAACTTCGGTTATAACTCACAATCAAAGAAGACCATCCTTGCCCCAGCCCCACAAAAACGTGGAGTTGCTACCCGTGTTGGTACAATGACACCTAAGAAGCCTAACTCAGCTTTGCGTAAGTACGCCCGTGTGCGTCTTTCAAACTTGATTGAAGTTACGGCATATATTCCTGGAATTGGTCACAACCTTCAAGAACACTCAGTTGTCTTGATCCGTGGTGGTCGTGTAAAGGACTTGCCTGGAGTACGTTATCACATTATTCGTGGAGCTTTGGATACTGCCGGTGTTGATGGACGGATGCAATCTCGTTCTAAGTACGGTGCAAAGCGCCCTAAGAAGAAGTAA
- a CDS encoding ABC transporter permease, with protein sequence MNNNRQTISYMVPYALWIGLFVLLPLILMVTQSVQNIHHQWTFVNYTNFFSSGTYLKMTFNSIFYALLVTFLTLLISYPMAYILSKLKHSQFWLLLVILPTWVNLLLKAYAFIGLLAREGTVNQFLGFMGIAPQQLLFTDASFILVATYIEIPFMILPIYNSLAEINPSLTNAAHDLGANAWQTLRQVIIPLTLNGIKTGIQAVFIPTLSLFMLTRLIGGNRVITLGTAIEEHFMVTQNWGMGSTIGIILVLAMALTMYLTRDRKKKRRLR encoded by the coding sequence ATGAATAATAATCGTCAAACGATTAGTTATATGGTGCCATATGCTTTGTGGATTGGGTTATTTGTCTTATTACCATTAATACTAATGGTGACCCAATCAGTTCAAAATATACATCATCAATGGACTTTCGTGAACTATACGAATTTTTTCAGCTCTGGTACTTATCTTAAGATGACTTTTAATTCCATTTTTTATGCGCTTCTTGTGACTTTTTTGACACTATTGATCAGTTATCCGATGGCATATATTTTAAGTAAGTTGAAGCATAGTCAATTTTGGTTATTATTGGTCATATTACCAACGTGGGTTAATTTGCTTTTGAAAGCATATGCTTTTATTGGATTATTGGCACGAGAAGGAACGGTGAATCAATTCCTGGGTTTTATGGGAATTGCGCCACAACAACTTCTTTTTACGGATGCAAGTTTTATTTTAGTCGCCACATATATTGAAATTCCGTTTATGATTTTACCCATTTATAATAGCTTGGCTGAGATTAATCCTAGTTTGACGAACGCTGCTCATGATTTAGGAGCAAATGCTTGGCAGACTTTGAGACAAGTTATTATTCCACTGACATTGAATGGAATTAAAACTGGAATTCAAGCTGTATTTATTCCCACCTTATCATTATTTATGTTGACGCGTTTGATTGGCGGTAATCGGGTCATTACCTTGGGAACTGCAATCGAAGAGCACTTTATGGTGACACAAAATTGGGGAATGGGTTCAACCATTGGAATTATTTTAGTATTGGCAATGGCATTAACGATGTACCTAACTCGAGATCGTAAGAAGAAAAGGAGGTTACGTTGA
- the infC gene encoding translation initiation factor IF-3 has protein sequence MINEHIRAHEVRLITDDGDKGVLSKDEAQKIADEAELDLVLVQANAKPPVAKIMDYGKFKFDSQKKVREQRKNQKTVTVKEIRLSPTIDSGDFTTKKNNAIKFLNKGNKVKVSIRFRGRAITHKEIGREVMNRFAAELDDTAKVEARAKMEGRSMFMVLAPKDAK, from the coding sequence TTGATTAATGAACACATTCGTGCCCATGAAGTCCGCTTGATCACTGATGATGGTGACAAAGGGGTCCTTTCTAAGGATGAGGCTCAAAAGATTGCTGACGAAGCTGAACTTGATTTAGTTTTAGTTCAAGCAAATGCAAAGCCACCTGTCGCTAAGATCATGGATTACGGTAAATTCAAGTTCGACAGCCAAAAAAAGGTTCGTGAACAACGAAAAAATCAAAAAACGGTCACTGTTAAGGAAATTCGTTTAAGTCCTACTATTGATTCAGGTGATTTTACAACTAAGAAAAATAATGCCATTAAGTTCCTAAATAAGGGAAATAAGGTTAAGGTTTCAATCCGTTTCCGGGGACGTGCGATTACCCACAAAGAAATTGGACGTGAAGTCATGAATCGATTTGCTGCAGAGTTAGATGATACAGCTAAAGTTGAAGCTCGAGCAAAAATGGAGGGACGTAGCATGTTCATGGTGCTAGCCCCTAAGGACGCCAAGTAA
- the rpmI gene encoding 50S ribosomal protein L35: MPKFKTHRASAKRFKKTANGGLKSANAYTSHRFHGKTKKQRRQLRGTSMMDHSTLKTYRHLLSRI, translated from the coding sequence ATGCCTAAGTTTAAGACACACCGCGCTTCTGCAAAGCGTTTTAAGAAAACTGCCAATGGTGGTTTGAAGTCAGCCAATGCCTATACGTCACACCGTTTCCACGGTAAGACTAAAAAGCAACGTCGCCAATTGCGTGGAACTTCAATGATGGACCATAGCACGTTGAAGACATACCGTCACTTGTTGAGCCGTATCTAG
- a CDS encoding prepilin peptidase, giving the protein MLMIIFLYLLLFSYQDLKSYTISSKLIIPLIWFAGVHRELDQLWIGLPIYLILLHLNKSEKYIGNGDLDLFFI; this is encoded by the coding sequence ATGTTAATGATTATTTTTTTATACCTACTTTTATTCAGTTACCAAGATTTAAAATCATATACAATTTCCAGCAAACTAATTATTCCATTAATTTGGTTTGCTGGTGTTCATCGTGAACTGGATCAATTATGGATTGGCTTGCCAATCTATCTAATTCTACTCCACCTAAATAAGTCCGAAAAATATATTGGTAACGGAGATTTGGATCTTTTTTTCATTTAA
- a CDS encoding ABC transporter ATP-binding protein, with protein sequence MAQPIIEFKNVIKKYDEHVILNEVNLEIEAGKFYTLLGPSGSGKTTILRLISGFLEASNGDILFNGQRINDVPAEKRQVNTVFQNYALFPNMNVFENVAFGMKLKGLPLATIDAKVTEMLELVKLAGYQDREINELSGGQQQRVAIARALANEPQVLLLDEPLSALDYKLRKEMQYELRDIQQRLGITFIFVTHDQEEALAMSDWIFVINDGDVVQNGDPIDIYDEPINHFVADFIGEANIIPGVMVADNLVHFNGQNFENVDGGMRLNEPVEVVIRPEDVDIVRAELGKVIVTIDKTSFRGDYFEITAYDDDHHEWQIQSTNGVEIGKRVGLTFDPEDIHIMRLNEMEEDFDARLEAYDE encoded by the coding sequence GTGGCACAACCAATTATTGAGTTTAAAAATGTAATAAAAAAATATGATGAACATGTGATTTTAAATGAAGTAAATTTAGAAATTGAAGCGGGAAAGTTTTATACATTATTAGGCCCTTCTGGTTCAGGTAAAACGACTATTTTACGGTTAATTTCAGGTTTTTTGGAAGCATCTAATGGCGATATTTTGTTTAACGGTCAAAGAATCAACGATGTGCCAGCAGAGAAACGTCAGGTTAATACAGTTTTTCAAAATTATGCTCTTTTTCCAAATATGAATGTTTTTGAAAATGTTGCTTTTGGAATGAAACTGAAAGGTCTTCCACTGGCAACAATAGATGCAAAAGTGACCGAAATGTTAGAGTTGGTGAAGTTAGCGGGTTATCAAGATCGCGAAATCAATGAATTATCGGGTGGGCAACAACAACGGGTTGCGATTGCACGTGCTTTAGCGAATGAACCACAAGTTCTTTTACTGGATGAACCGTTGTCAGCCCTTGATTATAAGTTGAGAAAAGAAATGCAGTATGAATTACGGGACATTCAACAAAGACTGGGGATTACATTTATTTTCGTAACACACGACCAAGAGGAAGCCCTAGCCATGTCGGATTGGATTTTTGTAATAAACGATGGAGACGTGGTGCAGAATGGTGATCCGATTGATATTTATGATGAACCGATTAATCATTTTGTGGCTGACTTTATCGGAGAAGCTAATATTATTCCTGGGGTAATGGTAGCTGATAATTTGGTTCATTTCAATGGGCAAAATTTTGAAAATGTTGATGGTGGAATGCGTTTGAATGAGCCCGTTGAAGTTGTGATTCGGCCTGAAGATGTGGACATAGTAAGGGCTGAATTGGGCAAAGTTATTGTCACGATTGATAAAACGTCGTTTCGAGGTGATTATTTTGAAATTACGGCGTATGATGACGATCATCATGAATGGCAGATTCAATCAACTAATGGGGTGGAAATTGGTAAACGGGTTGGCTTGACCTTTGATCCAGAAGATATTCATATAATGCGTTTAAACGAGATGGAAGAAGACTTCGATGCTCGATTGGAGGCGTATGATGAATAA